AGGGGAATCCAAGACTCAGGTTCTACTTTTTGAAACCAAAAAGATCTATAAAACAGATGCAGAAGGTTATTTCGACGCCGTAGTACCTTCTCCTGGTATTTATACTTTCCGTATCTTAAGAGTAGAAGATATGCAGGATATTAAAGGTAACGTCGAAGCCTCAGGCCAAACAGTTACTCTTTATACGGATTCAGGTTCTGACTCTTCCGTAGCATCTCCTAAGACAAAAGAGCCCAAGGGTACAATCACAGTTTCCGCAGAAAGAGATAAACCTATTCTTTCCAGGACAACGATCAAATACGAAGAGATCAAAAGAATGCCTGGAACTTTCGGGGAGCCGTTACGCGCACTCGAAACGATTCCAGGCGTGGTTCCTTCTGCAGCATTTGGTGGTGGAGCAAACAATTATGTGATCCGGGGTTCCGATCCGAACTCAAACTTATATTTAGTGGATGATCTTCCTATCCTCTATCCATTCCACTTTGATGGATTGAGCGCTGTGGTAAACGCAAACCTCATCAAATCGATCGACGTGTATACTGGTGTATTCCCTTCGAATTTTAATAACGCATTGGGCGGGGTCATTCATATTGATACAGTGGACAAGGTAGACAAGTCTCAGAAAAACCTGATCATCTCCGCTTGGTCCAGTAGTGTCAGTTATATGAGCCCTACTTTCGGTGGAAAAGGTTATCTGATCGCTTCCGCTCGTGTAGGATACTTGGATAGATTTGTACAAGGTTTAACTTCTGCATTAGGCGCTGACTTTCCGGAAGGTTTAAGACTTCCGAGGTTCGTGGACTCTCAGGTAAAGTTTGTTCATAATTTTAATGAACATCACCAGTTCTCTTTTCATTCTTTTTATTCTAAAGATGATTTCGCAGCGAATCTTCCTGCTAAATACCAGAACGACCCTGCCAATGATGCGACTGCTGCATTTGCAGGTGCAAGTATTTCCTCGGGACAAGGATTTAGAACACAAGCGTTACGTTATACTTGGAAGCCAATCAATACATTCTCGAATCGAGTAACACTTATCAGTTATGATCCGTTCACGGACTTTAACGTTTCATTCGGTTCTATTCAAGGAAAGAATAGAGCAAGCGGTGCGTATAACGGCGTGCGTCAGGATGCTTTCTGGGATCCGAATAAATATTTTAGCGCTGAGTTCGGAACAGAATACAGATTATTAAATTATTATTCTACCGGTTCCAGTATCATACAATCAGATCCGAATAATTTAAGTCCGAATCCTTATGATACTCAAAGCCCTGACTTCACTACTATCCCCACGGATATCAAAGCGAAAGGATCATATTATAACGGTTATCTAACTACTAAGATTAAACTCGGCGGTCTACAGATCGAACCGGGAATGAGATACGATTATATTCCTTACGTGAACAATAGCGCATTCGGTCCGAGAGCCCAGGCTTCCTATAAGTTCGGACAAGGAACTACCATCTTCGGAGGTGGGGGAAATTTCTTCCGCTTCCCTCTGGATACTAGATTCAATAAGGATAGTGGGAACCCGCATTTAGATTTCGAAAAAGTATTCAAATACGGTGGTGGTATCGAACAACTTCTGGCAGGAGATTATCAGATCAAAGGGGAGATCTTTAAACAAGAATACTCCGACTTGATTGTAGACGATCCTTATATCACTGACCCGATCGGGACAAATCCGGACCCATATGGTAGGATCGCTCAACCTTATATCGCAAACAAGAAACTGAATTATTCGAATAGCGGAACCGGTTGGTCTAGAGGTTACGAATTAGTACTTCGTAAGAACTCCCGCCCAGGAACCAGGAACTGGTTTGGTTGGATTACCTACACTTGGTCCCAAACATTCAGAAATAATAATATATTCACTCCTGATCCGGGCTCGGCTCCTTTAAGTGCGCAGGAAACCCAGATCGCAGCGGAGTTTTATAAGAATTCTAAAGAGACATTATACGACTACGACAGGACCCACGTGATCAATATGGTCTTCGGTTGGAGATGGAGCCAAGAGTGGCAGTTCGGTGCCAGATGGTCCTACTTGACCAGCAGGCCATTTACACCTATTGTAGGGGATGACGGGGGAAGGTTTAGTAACCCGGCAAACGGCCAAACCTATTGGGTGCCTCAATATGCCAATAACCCTGCCCTCGGAGAATATATCAATAGTCGTAGGTTAAAGCCTTATCATCGACTTGACATTCGTTTCGATAGATTTTTCAATTATGAATGGGGGTATGTAAATACCTTCCTGGAGATAGTAAACGTATACCTAAGGGAGAACGTAGGTGGAGAGGATTTCGATAATACGAAACCTTATTCCAAAACGAACCCAAGTCCTAGCCCGACATTCGG
This region of Leptospira andrefontaineae genomic DNA includes:
- a CDS encoding TonB-dependent receptor plug domain-containing protein codes for the protein MKLKKVLIKIAFLAAIAPLDLFAEVTFKARLFSRQKNQGESKTQVLLFETKKIYKTDAEGYFDAVVPSPGIYTFRILRVEDMQDIKGNVEASGQTVTLYTDSGSDSSVASPKTKEPKGTITVSAERDKPILSRTTIKYEEIKRMPGTFGEPLRALETIPGVVPSAAFGGGANNYVIRGSDPNSNLYLVDDLPILYPFHFDGLSAVVNANLIKSIDVYTGVFPSNFNNALGGVIHIDTVDKVDKSQKNLIISAWSSSVSYMSPTFGGKGYLIASARVGYLDRFVQGLTSALGADFPEGLRLPRFVDSQVKFVHNFNEHHQFSFHSFYSKDDFAANLPAKYQNDPANDATAAFAGASISSGQGFRTQALRYTWKPINTFSNRVTLISYDPFTDFNVSFGSIQGKNRASGAYNGVRQDAFWDPNKYFSAEFGTEYRLLNYYSTGSSIIQSDPNNLSPNPYDTQSPDFTTIPTDIKAKGSYYNGYLTTKIKLGGLQIEPGMRYDYIPYVNNSAFGPRAQASYKFGQGTTIFGGGGNFFRFPLDTRFNKDSGNPHLDFEKVFKYGGGIEQLLAGDYQIKGEIFKQEYSDLIVDDPYITDPIGTNPDPYGRIAQPYIANKKLNYSNSGTGWSRGYELVLRKNSRPGTRNWFGWITYTWSQTFRNNNIFTPDPGSAPLSAQETQIAAEFYKNSKETLYDYDRTHVINMVFGWRWSQEWQFGARWSYLTSRPFTPIVGDDGGRFSNPANGQTYWVPQYANNPALGEYINSRRLKPYHRLDIRFDRFFNYEWGYVNTFLEIVNVYLRENVGGEDFDNTKPYSKTNPSPSPTFGTIPLPGGVIIPFFNVGIEVKF